Proteins from a genomic interval of Vanacampus margaritifer isolate UIUO_Vmar chromosome 4, RoL_Vmar_1.0, whole genome shotgun sequence:
- the irf8 gene encoding interferon regulatory factor 8 — translation MSNSGGRRLKQWLIEQIQSGQYCGLMWEDGTRIMFRIPWKHAGKQDYNQEVDASIFKAWAVFKGKFKEGDKAEPATWKTRLRCALNKSPDFEEVTERSQLDISEPYKVYRIVPEDEQKNGRSSVMAVAAASTEMTDIDCSPTDIEGLIKEEEGCRIQASPEYWPQTSVGAFSLHQDPLPSGTLSSGFSQMVIFFYYGGKLMDNTLVTHPEGCRLSPAQLGHGAPYSSDSMQSVYFPSAEAIEFERQRHVTNKLLGHLERGLLLRANQEGIFIKRLCQGRVFWSGLADVGSHYGPVPCKLERDAVVKIFDTGKFLHALQLYQEGQLPPPDPTVTLCFGEELHDLSTAENKLIIVQITMVKCQQLLEAVNLRRSQPYCTNVELCEDISAEQMANMYQDLQRAATACSYGGPQRSACYRDNMPITA, via the exons ATGTCGAATTCTGGAGGTCGTAGACTGAAGCAGTGGCTGATTGAGCAGATCCAGAGTGGACAGTACTGCGGGCTCATGTGGGAGGACGGAACCCGAATCATGTTCCGAATTCCATGGAAACACGCAGGGAAACAGGATTACAACCAAGAAGTAGACGCATCCATATTTAAG GCATGGGCTGTGTTTAAAGGCAAATTCAAGGAAGGCGACAAGGCAGAACCTGCAACTTGGAAGACCAGACTGCGTTGTGCGCTCAACAAAAGTCCTGACTTTGAAGAGGTGACAGAAAGGTCTCAGCTGGACATCTCCGAGCCTTATAAAGTCTACCGAATCGTACCTGAGGACGAGCAGAAAA ATGGAAGAAGCTCCGTGATGGCGGTTGCTGCTGCCAGCACCGAAATGACCGACATAGACTGCAGCCCAACAGACATCGAGGGGCTCATTAAAGAG GAAGAAGGCTGCAGGATCCAGGCCAGTCCCGAGTATTGGCCGCAGACTAGTGTCGGCG CCTTCTCACTGCATCAGGACCCTTTGCCGAGTGGCACTCTCAGCTCAG GTTTCTCCCAAATGGTGATCTTTTTCTACTACGGAGGAAAGCTGATGGACAACACGCTGGTGACTCACCCCGAGGGCTGTCGCCTCTCCCCGGCTCAGCTGGGACACGGCGCCCCCTACAGCTCGGACAGCATGCAGAGCGTTTACTTCCCCTCGGCGGAAGCCATCGAGTTTGAACGGCAGCGCCACGTCACCAACAAGCTCCTGGGCCACCTGGAGCGAGGGCTTCTGCTGCGGGCCAATCAGGAAGGCATTTTCATCAAGAGGTTATGCCAGGGCAGAGTCTTTTGGAGCGGACTGGCCGACGTGGGCTCGCATTACGGCCCCGTGCCTTGTAAGCTGGAGAGGGATGCGGTGGTGAAGATTTTTGACACTGGGAAATTCCTTCACG CCCTGCAGCTGTACCAGGAAGGTCAACTTCCACCTCCTGATCCAACTGTGACTTTGTGCTTTGGAGAAGAGCTTCATGATCTCAGCACTGCCGAGAACAAGCTGATAATCGTGCag ATCACGATGGTGAAATGCCAGCAGCTGTTGGAGGCGGTGAATTTGCGCCGCTCGCAGCCGTACTGCACCAACGTGGAGCTGTGCGAGGACATCTCAGCAGAGCAGATGGCCAACATGTATCAGGACTTGCAGCGTGCCGCCACAGCGTGCAGCTACGGCGGTCCCCAGAGGTCCGCCTGCTACAGGGACAACATGCCCATCACCGCGTGA
- the dusp22a gene encoding dual specificity protein phosphatase 22-A, with translation MGNGMNKVVDGLYLGNIRDAENRQSLSQNGITHILSVYNNARPVFEDKTYLCIHAADASSQNLSQHFKECIRFIHECRLSGGSCLVHCLAGVSRSTTMVVAYLMTVTHYSWEECLTAVKAVRSFVGPNCGFQEQLQEYQTTQVSEYRAWLKSSFQASPFKDQEQVGALLIQYTEQQENQRQAGDQRWIKQDVDVCSLPPTSAHPEGSS, from the exons ATGGGCAATGGAATGAATAAG GTTGTTGACGGTCTTTACCTTGGGAATATAAGAG ATGCCGAAAACCGACAAAGCCTGTCGCAGAATGGCATCACCCACATCCTCTCTGTGTACAACAATGCCAGACCCGTATTTGAG GACAAGACCTACCTTTGTATTCACGCAGCCGATGCCTCCAGCCAGAATCT gtCGCAACATTTTAAAGAATGCATCCGCTTCATCCACGAATGCCGCCTGAGCGGTGGATCGTGTCTCGTTCACTG CCTGGCAGGTGTGTCACGCAGCACCACCATGGTGGTGGCCTACCTGATGACCGTCACCCACTACAGCTGGGAGGAGTGTCTCACCGCAGTCAAGGCCGTACGCTCTTTTGTTGGCCCAAATTGCGGCTTCCAGGAGCAGCTACAGGAGTACCAGACAACGCAAGTCTCAGAG TACCGAGCGTGGCTGAAGTCCAGTTTCCAAGCCAGTCCGTTCAAGGACCAGGAGCAGGTGGGCGCCCTGCTGATCCAGTACACGGAGCAACAGGAGAACCAGAGACAAGCTGGAGATCAGCGCTGGATAAAACAGGACGTGGACGTGTGCTCCCTTCCGCCCACCTCGGCCCATCCTGAAGGCAGCAGCTGA
- the cox4i1 gene encoding cytochrome c oxidase subunit 4 isoform 1, mitochondrial: MLATRALNLIGKRAISTAVCLRGSHGVAKVESYTLPSYYDSRETPLPDVGFVQNLSTEQQSLKEKEKGSWAALSNEEKLALYRISFEQSFAEMNKGSSEWKTVIGGVLIFVGFTGFVVAWQRKFVYGPVPRTFEREYKEKELQRLLDMRSNPVQGLASMWDYEKKEWKK; this comes from the exons ATGCTGGCCACCAGAGCCCTGAATCTTATTGGCAAACGTGCCATTTCCACAGCTGTCTGCTTACGCGGCAGTCATG GTGTCGCGAAAGTGGAGAGCTACACTCTCCCTTCCTACTACGACAGTCGGGAGACCCCTCTTCCCGATGTCGGCTTTGTGCAGAATCTCAGTACAGAGCAGCAGTCGCTGAAAGAGAAGGAGAAAGGCTCATGGGCTGCACTCTCTAATGAGGAGAAGTTAGCAT TATATCGCATCAGCTTCGAGCAGAGCTTTGCTGAGATGAATAAGGGATCATCTGAGTGGAAGACTGTGATTGGTGGGGTGTTAATCTTTGTGGGCTTCACTGGTTTTGTTGTGGCCTGGCAGAGGAAGTTTG TGTATGGACCAGTTCCTCGCACATTTGAGCGTGAGTACAAGGAGAAAGAGTTGCAGAGGCTGCTGGACATGAGATCAAACCCTGTGCAAGGCTTGGCGTCAATGTGGGACTACGAAAAAAAGGAGTGGAAGAAGTAA